In Drosophila nasuta strain 15112-1781.00 chromosome 2R, ASM2355853v1, whole genome shotgun sequence, a single genomic region encodes these proteins:
- the LOC132786023 gene encoding sodium/calcium exchanger 1 isoform X2 codes for MLSIHKSITSIASFAIFLLVVYVVTYTLQSTDAQDSKEFSSYALQFNESIDLYGSETRHSRQLRQIEQIDEDDPDLIAKKEADNEETTMCSPGLVLPLWLPQKNLSMGDRCIRGFVYFMLMIYLFVGVSIISDRFMGAIEAITSIERTVMLRAPDGTKQPMRVRVWNETVANLTLMALGSSAPEILLSVIEIYAKNFESGDLGPGTIVGSAAYNLFIIIALCMVLIPTGEKRRIKHLRVFIVTAVFSIFAYIWLWVILSVISPGIIEVWESLITLIMFPVTVLWAYIAERRLLLYRYMNKKYSVNKRGVVVAGEHDKDEADAELGRRASAIVAQRDNAYEDARREYITLLAELRQKHPHADLEQLEMMAQEQMISRGTKSRAFYRIQATRKLVGSGNLMRKIQERAHSDLNEVKAQLHRIDDDDDDDEPTRIYFEPGHYTVMENCGEFEVRVVRRGDISTYSTVDFETEDGTASAGSDYVGKKGTLTFPPGVDEQRFKIEIIDDDIFEEDECFYIRLFNPSEFVSICVPQIATVMILDDDHAGIFAFAEASYEICESVGVYEVVVMRYSGARGSVIVPYWTEDITAIDGKHYEGAHGELHFTNNVTEQHISIKIIEESCYEKNVKFIVHIGTPQLAPDDTNKESFFHRFFENHTGDHTHDEMIEQIQELEKKPYKNLTELERVMLLSKPRAGEVTSVEVQIRESQEFKATVDKLVAKANTSAVLGTSSWKEQFKDALTVIPADESELDGDDGAEEEIPRCVDYISHFVCLFWKVLFAFVPPTDICGGYVTFVVSISVIGVITAVIGDAATYFGCALNVKDSVTAICFVALGTSIPDTFASIIASKQDDSADNCIGNVTGSNAVNVFLGIGLAWSLASIYHMAHGTTFNVEPGTIGFAVALFCAEAMIAISIMMYRRTKKSIGAELGGPVASKWTHASILFLLWVLYLTISTLEAYHVIKI; via the exons ATGTTATCAATACACAAATCGATCACATCCATTGCTAGCTTCGCAATATTCTTACTAGTCGTCTATGTGGTCACATACACGCTGCAGTCGACAGACGCACAGGATAGCAAAGAATTCTCCTCCTACGCTTTACAGTTCAATGAGTCGATTGATCTCTATGGCAGTGAGACGAGACACAGTCGACAACTGCGACAGATCGAGCAAATCGACGAAGATGATCCCGACTTGATAGCGAAGAAAGAGGCCGATAATGAGGAGACTACAATGTGTTCGCCGGGTCTCGTGTTGCCCTTGTGGTTGCCCCAAAAGAATCTATCGATGGGAGATCGTTGCATACGCGGCTTCGTTTACTTCATGTTAATGATCTATCTGTTTGTTGGCGTCTCCATCATTTCGGATCGATTTATGGGTGCCATTGAGGCGATTACTTCCATTGAGCGCACGGTTATGCTCAGAGCACCCGATGGCACCAAGCAGCCAATGCGTGTTCGCGTCTGGAACGAGACCGTGGCCAATCTGACGCTCATGGCCCTTGGGTCAAGTGCTCCCGAGATTCTGCTCTCCGTAATTGAGATCTATGCCAAAAACTTTGAGAGCGGCGATCTGGGACCCGGCACAATTGTCGGCTCGGCTGCCTACAATCTATTCATCATCATTGCCCTCTGCATGGTGCTCATTCCCACTGGCGAGAAGCGTCGCATCAAGCATTTGCGTGTCTTCATCGTGACGGCAGTCTTCTCGATATTCGCCTACATTTGGCTCTGGGTGATCTTGTCGGTCATCTCGCCAGGCATTATTGAGGTCTGGGAGAGTCTCATTACGCTAATTATGTTCCCAGTCACCGTACTCTGGGCTTACATTGCTGAGCGACGGTTGCTGCTCTACAGGTACATGAACAAAAAGTATTCCGTGAATAAGCgaggcgttgttgttgctggcgagCATGACAAGGACGAGGCAGATGCCGAGCTTGGTAGACGCGCCTCAGCTATAGTCGCGCAACGAGACAATGCCTACGAGGATGCCAGAAGGGAATATATCACATTGTTGGCGGAATTGCGTCAGAAGCATCCGCATGCGGATCTCGAGCAACTCGAAATGATGGCTCAAGAGCAAATGATCTCACGCGGCACCAAATCGCGAGCGTTCTATCGCATTCAGGCCACACGCAAGCTGGTCGGCAGTGGGAATCTTATGCGCAAGATTCAGGAACGTGCCCACAGCGATCTAAACGAGGTGAAGGCGCAACTGCACCGCAtagacgatgatgatgacgatgatgagcCGACTCGCATCTACTTCGAGCCGGGACACTACACAGTCATGGAGAACTGTGGCGAATTTGAAGTCCGCGTTGTCCGTCGAGGCGACATCTCCACCTACTCCACGGTGGACTTTGAGACCGAGGATGGCACAGCCTCCGCAGGCTCTGATTATGTGGGCAAGAAAGGTACACTGACCTTTCCTCCTGGCGTCGATGAGCAGCGTTTTAAGATCGAGATCATTGATGACGATATCTTTGAAGAGGACGAATGCTTCTACATACGTCTCTTTAATCCATCCGAATTTGTTTCTATCTGTGTGCCACAAATCGCCACTGTTATGATTCTGGATGATGATCATGCCGGCATATTTGCCTTCGCCGAGGCAAGCTACGAGATCTGTGAATCCGTTGGAGTGTACGAGGTTGTCGTTATGCGTTACTCGGGCGCCCGAGGATCGGTCATTGTTCCCTATTGGACAGAGGATATTACAGCTATCGATGGCAAACACTATGAGGGAGCCCATGGAGAACTGCATTTTACCAACAATGTTACAGA GCAACATATATCCATCAAGATCATTGAGGAGAGCTGCTATGAGAAGAATGTCAAGTTCATTGTGCACATTGGGACACCGCAATTGGCGCCAG ATGACACTAATAAGGAATCATTTTTCCATCGATTCTTTG AAAATCACACTGGAGATCATACTC ACGATGAAATGATAGAACAAATCCAGGAGTTGGAGAAGAAGCCATACAAAAATCTAACCGAATTGGAGCGTGTTATGCTGTTGAGCAAACCCCGAGCCGGAGAGGTGACCTCCGTTGAGGTGCAAATACGAGAGAGCCAGGAATTCAAA GCTACTGTGGACAAACTTGTTGCCAAAGCAAATACATCGGCCGTGCTGGGCACCTCCTCCTGGAAGGAACAGTTCAAGGATGCACTCACCGTTATTCCAG CCGATGAAAGTGAACTTGATGGCGATGACGGTGCGGAGGAGGAAATACCTCGTTGTGTGGACTACATAAGTCATTTCGTGTGTCTGTTCTGGAAGGTGCTGTTCGCATTTGTGCCGCCCACAG ATATATGCGGCGGCTATGTCACCTTCGTCGTATCCATAAGCGTTATTGGTGTGATTACCGCAGTTATTGGCGATGCTGCCACCTATTTTGGCTGTGCACTCAACGTCAAGGACTCGGTTACTGCCATTTGCTTTGTGGCACTTGGCACCAGTATACCAG ATACATTTGCCAGCATCATTGCGTCGAAGCAGGACGATAGTGCCGATAACTGCATTGGCAACGTAACTGGCAGCAATGCAGTCAATGTATTCCTTGGCATTGGACTGGCGTGGTCCCTGGCCTCAATCTATCATATGGCGCACGGCACAACCTTCAATGTGGAGCCGGGCAC CATTGGCTTCGCTGTGGCGCTTTTCTGCGCCGAAGCAATGATCGCCATTTCCATCATGATGTATCGACGCACTAAGAAATCAATTGGAGCCGAACTTGGCGGACCCGTCGCATCGAAATGGACTCACGCATCGATTCTCTTCCTACTGTGGGTCCTGTATTTGACTATAAGCACACTGGAAGCGTACCACGTCATCAAGATCTAA
- the LOC132786023 gene encoding sodium/calcium exchanger 1 isoform X6 translates to MLSIHKSITSIASFAIFLLVVYVVTYTLQSTDAQDSKEFSSYALQFNESIDLYGSETRHSRQLRQIEQIDEDDPDLIAKKEADNEETTMCSPGLVLPLWLPQKNLSMGDRCIRGFVYFMLMIYLFVGVSIISDRFMGAIEAITSIERTVMLRAPDGTKQPMRVRVWNETVANLTLMALGSSAPEILLSVIEIYAKNFESGDLGPGTIVGSAAYNLFIIIALCMVLIPTGEKRRIKHLRVFIVTAVFSIFAYIWLWVILSVISPGIIEVWESLITLIMFPVTVLWAYIAERRLLLYRYMNKKYSVNKRGVVVAGEHDKDEADAELGRRASAIVAQRDNAYEDARREYITLLAELRQKHPHADLEQLEMMAQEQMISRGTKSRAFYRIQATRKLVGSGNLMRKIQERAHSDLNEVKAQLHRIDDDDDDDEPTRIYFEPGHYTVMENCGEFEVRVVRRGDISTYSTVDFETEDGTASAGSDYVGKKGTLTFPPGVDEQRFKIEIIDDDIFEEDECFYIRLFNPSEFVSICVPQIATVMILDDDHAGIFAFAEASYEICESVGVYEVVVMRYSGARGSVIVPYWTEDITAIDGKHYEGAHGELHFTNNVTEQHISIKIIEESCYEKNVKFIVHIGTPQLAPDSAHYHDEMIEQIQELEKKPYKNLTELERVMLLSKPRAGEVTSVEVQIRESQEFKATVDKLVAKANTSAVLGTSSWKEQFKDALTVIPADESELDGDDGAEEEIPRCVDYISHFVCLFWKVLFAFVPPTDICGGYVTFVVSISVIGVITAVIGDAATYFGCALNVKDSVTAICFVALGTSIPDTFASIIASKQDDSADNCIGNVTGSNAVNVFLGIGLAWSLASIYHMAHGTTFNVEPGTIGFAVALFCAEAMIAISIMMYRRTKKSIGAELGGPVASKWTHASILFLLWVLYLTISTLEAYHVIKI, encoded by the exons ATGTTATCAATACACAAATCGATCACATCCATTGCTAGCTTCGCAATATTCTTACTAGTCGTCTATGTGGTCACATACACGCTGCAGTCGACAGACGCACAGGATAGCAAAGAATTCTCCTCCTACGCTTTACAGTTCAATGAGTCGATTGATCTCTATGGCAGTGAGACGAGACACAGTCGACAACTGCGACAGATCGAGCAAATCGACGAAGATGATCCCGACTTGATAGCGAAGAAAGAGGCCGATAATGAGGAGACTACAATGTGTTCGCCGGGTCTCGTGTTGCCCTTGTGGTTGCCCCAAAAGAATCTATCGATGGGAGATCGTTGCATACGCGGCTTCGTTTACTTCATGTTAATGATCTATCTGTTTGTTGGCGTCTCCATCATTTCGGATCGATTTATGGGTGCCATTGAGGCGATTACTTCCATTGAGCGCACGGTTATGCTCAGAGCACCCGATGGCACCAAGCAGCCAATGCGTGTTCGCGTCTGGAACGAGACCGTGGCCAATCTGACGCTCATGGCCCTTGGGTCAAGTGCTCCCGAGATTCTGCTCTCCGTAATTGAGATCTATGCCAAAAACTTTGAGAGCGGCGATCTGGGACCCGGCACAATTGTCGGCTCGGCTGCCTACAATCTATTCATCATCATTGCCCTCTGCATGGTGCTCATTCCCACTGGCGAGAAGCGTCGCATCAAGCATTTGCGTGTCTTCATCGTGACGGCAGTCTTCTCGATATTCGCCTACATTTGGCTCTGGGTGATCTTGTCGGTCATCTCGCCAGGCATTATTGAGGTCTGGGAGAGTCTCATTACGCTAATTATGTTCCCAGTCACCGTACTCTGGGCTTACATTGCTGAGCGACGGTTGCTGCTCTACAGGTACATGAACAAAAAGTATTCCGTGAATAAGCgaggcgttgttgttgctggcgagCATGACAAGGACGAGGCAGATGCCGAGCTTGGTAGACGCGCCTCAGCTATAGTCGCGCAACGAGACAATGCCTACGAGGATGCCAGAAGGGAATATATCACATTGTTGGCGGAATTGCGTCAGAAGCATCCGCATGCGGATCTCGAGCAACTCGAAATGATGGCTCAAGAGCAAATGATCTCACGCGGCACCAAATCGCGAGCGTTCTATCGCATTCAGGCCACACGCAAGCTGGTCGGCAGTGGGAATCTTATGCGCAAGATTCAGGAACGTGCCCACAGCGATCTAAACGAGGTGAAGGCGCAACTGCACCGCAtagacgatgatgatgacgatgatgagcCGACTCGCATCTACTTCGAGCCGGGACACTACACAGTCATGGAGAACTGTGGCGAATTTGAAGTCCGCGTTGTCCGTCGAGGCGACATCTCCACCTACTCCACGGTGGACTTTGAGACCGAGGATGGCACAGCCTCCGCAGGCTCTGATTATGTGGGCAAGAAAGGTACACTGACCTTTCCTCCTGGCGTCGATGAGCAGCGTTTTAAGATCGAGATCATTGATGACGATATCTTTGAAGAGGACGAATGCTTCTACATACGTCTCTTTAATCCATCCGAATTTGTTTCTATCTGTGTGCCACAAATCGCCACTGTTATGATTCTGGATGATGATCATGCCGGCATATTTGCCTTCGCCGAGGCAAGCTACGAGATCTGTGAATCCGTTGGAGTGTACGAGGTTGTCGTTATGCGTTACTCGGGCGCCCGAGGATCGGTCATTGTTCCCTATTGGACAGAGGATATTACAGCTATCGATGGCAAACACTATGAGGGAGCCCATGGAGAACTGCATTTTACCAACAATGTTACAGA GCAACATATATCCATCAAGATCATTGAGGAGAGCTGCTATGAGAAGAATGTCAAGTTCATTGTGCACATTGGGACACCGCAATTGGCGCCAG ATTCCGCTCACTACC ACGATGAAATGATAGAACAAATCCAGGAGTTGGAGAAGAAGCCATACAAAAATCTAACCGAATTGGAGCGTGTTATGCTGTTGAGCAAACCCCGAGCCGGAGAGGTGACCTCCGTTGAGGTGCAAATACGAGAGAGCCAGGAATTCAAA GCTACTGTGGACAAACTTGTTGCCAAAGCAAATACATCGGCCGTGCTGGGCACCTCCTCCTGGAAGGAACAGTTCAAGGATGCACTCACCGTTATTCCAG CCGATGAAAGTGAACTTGATGGCGATGACGGTGCGGAGGAGGAAATACCTCGTTGTGTGGACTACATAAGTCATTTCGTGTGTCTGTTCTGGAAGGTGCTGTTCGCATTTGTGCCGCCCACAG ATATATGCGGCGGCTATGTCACCTTCGTCGTATCCATAAGCGTTATTGGTGTGATTACCGCAGTTATTGGCGATGCTGCCACCTATTTTGGCTGTGCACTCAACGTCAAGGACTCGGTTACTGCCATTTGCTTTGTGGCACTTGGCACCAGTATACCAG ATACATTTGCCAGCATCATTGCGTCGAAGCAGGACGATAGTGCCGATAACTGCATTGGCAACGTAACTGGCAGCAATGCAGTCAATGTATTCCTTGGCATTGGACTGGCGTGGTCCCTGGCCTCAATCTATCATATGGCGCACGGCACAACCTTCAATGTGGAGCCGGGCAC CATTGGCTTCGCTGTGGCGCTTTTCTGCGCCGAAGCAATGATCGCCATTTCCATCATGATGTATCGACGCACTAAGAAATCAATTGGAGCCGAACTTGGCGGACCCGTCGCATCGAAATGGACTCACGCATCGATTCTCTTCCTACTGTGGGTCCTGTATTTGACTATAAGCACACTGGAAGCGTACCACGTCATCAAGATCTAA
- the LOC132786023 gene encoding sodium/calcium exchanger 1 isoform X8 produces the protein MLSIHKSITSIASFAIFLLVVYVVTYTLQSTDAQDSKEFSSYALQFNESIDLYGSETRHSRQLRQIEQIDEDDPDLIAKKEADNEETTMCSPGLVLPLWLPQKNLSMGDRCIRGFVYFMLMIYLFVGVSIISDRFMGAIEAITSIERTVMLRAPDGTKQPMRVRVWNETVANLTLMALGSSAPEILLSVIEIYAKNFESGDLGPGTIVGSAAYNLFIIIALCMVLIPTGEKRRIKHLRVFIVTAVFSIFAYIWLWVILSVISPGIIEVWESLITLIMFPVTVLWAYIAERRLLLYRYMNKKYSVNKRGVVVAGEHDKDEADAELGRRASAIVAQRDNAYEDARREYITLLAELRQKHPHADLEQLEMMAQEQMISRGTKSRAFYRIQATRKLVGSGNLMRKIQERAHSDLNEVKAQLHRIDDDDDDDEPTRIYFEPGHYTVMENCGEFEVRVVRRGDISTYSTVDFETEDGTASAGSDYVGKKGTLTFPPGVDEQRFKIEIIDDDIFEEDECFYIRLFNPSEFVSICVPQIATVMILDDDHAGIFAFAEASYEICESVGVYEVVVMRYSGARGSVIVPYWTEDITAIDGKHYEGAHGELHFTNNVTEQHISIKIIEESCYEKNVKFIVHIGTPQLAPDSAHYQQIQELEKKPYKNLTELERVMLLSKPRAGEVTSVEVQIRESQEFKATVDKLVAKANTSAVLGTSSWKEQFKDALTVIPADESELDGDDGAEEEIPRCVDYISHFVCLFWKVLFAFVPPTDICGGYVTFVVSISVIGVITAVIGDAATYFGCALNVKDSVTAICFVALGTSIPDTFASIIASKQDDSADNCIGNVTGSNAVNVFLGIGLAWSLASIYHMAHGTTFNVEPGTIGFAVALFCAEAMIAISIMMYRRTKKSIGAELGGPVASKWTHASILFLLWVLYLTISTLEAYHVIKI, from the exons ATGTTATCAATACACAAATCGATCACATCCATTGCTAGCTTCGCAATATTCTTACTAGTCGTCTATGTGGTCACATACACGCTGCAGTCGACAGACGCACAGGATAGCAAAGAATTCTCCTCCTACGCTTTACAGTTCAATGAGTCGATTGATCTCTATGGCAGTGAGACGAGACACAGTCGACAACTGCGACAGATCGAGCAAATCGACGAAGATGATCCCGACTTGATAGCGAAGAAAGAGGCCGATAATGAGGAGACTACAATGTGTTCGCCGGGTCTCGTGTTGCCCTTGTGGTTGCCCCAAAAGAATCTATCGATGGGAGATCGTTGCATACGCGGCTTCGTTTACTTCATGTTAATGATCTATCTGTTTGTTGGCGTCTCCATCATTTCGGATCGATTTATGGGTGCCATTGAGGCGATTACTTCCATTGAGCGCACGGTTATGCTCAGAGCACCCGATGGCACCAAGCAGCCAATGCGTGTTCGCGTCTGGAACGAGACCGTGGCCAATCTGACGCTCATGGCCCTTGGGTCAAGTGCTCCCGAGATTCTGCTCTCCGTAATTGAGATCTATGCCAAAAACTTTGAGAGCGGCGATCTGGGACCCGGCACAATTGTCGGCTCGGCTGCCTACAATCTATTCATCATCATTGCCCTCTGCATGGTGCTCATTCCCACTGGCGAGAAGCGTCGCATCAAGCATTTGCGTGTCTTCATCGTGACGGCAGTCTTCTCGATATTCGCCTACATTTGGCTCTGGGTGATCTTGTCGGTCATCTCGCCAGGCATTATTGAGGTCTGGGAGAGTCTCATTACGCTAATTATGTTCCCAGTCACCGTACTCTGGGCTTACATTGCTGAGCGACGGTTGCTGCTCTACAGGTACATGAACAAAAAGTATTCCGTGAATAAGCgaggcgttgttgttgctggcgagCATGACAAGGACGAGGCAGATGCCGAGCTTGGTAGACGCGCCTCAGCTATAGTCGCGCAACGAGACAATGCCTACGAGGATGCCAGAAGGGAATATATCACATTGTTGGCGGAATTGCGTCAGAAGCATCCGCATGCGGATCTCGAGCAACTCGAAATGATGGCTCAAGAGCAAATGATCTCACGCGGCACCAAATCGCGAGCGTTCTATCGCATTCAGGCCACACGCAAGCTGGTCGGCAGTGGGAATCTTATGCGCAAGATTCAGGAACGTGCCCACAGCGATCTAAACGAGGTGAAGGCGCAACTGCACCGCAtagacgatgatgatgacgatgatgagcCGACTCGCATCTACTTCGAGCCGGGACACTACACAGTCATGGAGAACTGTGGCGAATTTGAAGTCCGCGTTGTCCGTCGAGGCGACATCTCCACCTACTCCACGGTGGACTTTGAGACCGAGGATGGCACAGCCTCCGCAGGCTCTGATTATGTGGGCAAGAAAGGTACACTGACCTTTCCTCCTGGCGTCGATGAGCAGCGTTTTAAGATCGAGATCATTGATGACGATATCTTTGAAGAGGACGAATGCTTCTACATACGTCTCTTTAATCCATCCGAATTTGTTTCTATCTGTGTGCCACAAATCGCCACTGTTATGATTCTGGATGATGATCATGCCGGCATATTTGCCTTCGCCGAGGCAAGCTACGAGATCTGTGAATCCGTTGGAGTGTACGAGGTTGTCGTTATGCGTTACTCGGGCGCCCGAGGATCGGTCATTGTTCCCTATTGGACAGAGGATATTACAGCTATCGATGGCAAACACTATGAGGGAGCCCATGGAGAACTGCATTTTACCAACAATGTTACAGA GCAACATATATCCATCAAGATCATTGAGGAGAGCTGCTATGAGAAGAATGTCAAGTTCATTGTGCACATTGGGACACCGCAATTGGCGCCAG ATTCCGCTCACTACC AACAAATCCAGGAGTTGGAGAAGAAGCCATACAAAAATCTAACCGAATTGGAGCGTGTTATGCTGTTGAGCAAACCCCGAGCCGGAGAGGTGACCTCCGTTGAGGTGCAAATACGAGAGAGCCAGGAATTCAAA GCTACTGTGGACAAACTTGTTGCCAAAGCAAATACATCGGCCGTGCTGGGCACCTCCTCCTGGAAGGAACAGTTCAAGGATGCACTCACCGTTATTCCAG CCGATGAAAGTGAACTTGATGGCGATGACGGTGCGGAGGAGGAAATACCTCGTTGTGTGGACTACATAAGTCATTTCGTGTGTCTGTTCTGGAAGGTGCTGTTCGCATTTGTGCCGCCCACAG ATATATGCGGCGGCTATGTCACCTTCGTCGTATCCATAAGCGTTATTGGTGTGATTACCGCAGTTATTGGCGATGCTGCCACCTATTTTGGCTGTGCACTCAACGTCAAGGACTCGGTTACTGCCATTTGCTTTGTGGCACTTGGCACCAGTATACCAG ATACATTTGCCAGCATCATTGCGTCGAAGCAGGACGATAGTGCCGATAACTGCATTGGCAACGTAACTGGCAGCAATGCAGTCAATGTATTCCTTGGCATTGGACTGGCGTGGTCCCTGGCCTCAATCTATCATATGGCGCACGGCACAACCTTCAATGTGGAGCCGGGCAC CATTGGCTTCGCTGTGGCGCTTTTCTGCGCCGAAGCAATGATCGCCATTTCCATCATGATGTATCGACGCACTAAGAAATCAATTGGAGCCGAACTTGGCGGACCCGTCGCATCGAAATGGACTCACGCATCGATTCTCTTCCTACTGTGGGTCCTGTATTTGACTATAAGCACACTGGAAGCGTACCACGTCATCAAGATCTAA